The following coding sequences lie in one Rutidosis leptorrhynchoides isolate AG116_Rl617_1_P2 chromosome 4, CSIRO_AGI_Rlap_v1, whole genome shotgun sequence genomic window:
- the LOC139841377 gene encoding uncharacterized protein, giving the protein MAKWAIELGEHEITFLLRHSVKGQVIADFLVELPSDMIKQGETIVTRRETDEFCELYTDGASSEEGAGIGLLLVSPNREAITYAIRLKFAALNNEAEYEALIAGLGLAKSIDVRQLTAYVDSQLVASQLNGSFEARDTSMQKYLELTKALTNTFTVFEIKQIPRNRNKKADALSKLASLLYDHFTKMVMLEVLERKSTEEDTLMATIMTEEECLMTPFITYLADGTLLEDKLQARRIRMRAPMYNFQNGILYRKSFTELA; this is encoded by the coding sequence ATGGCAAAATGGGCAATAGAACTTGGCGAGCACGAAATCACCTTCCTCCTAAGACATTCAGTAAAGGGCCAAGTCATAGCCGACTTCTTGGTAGAGCTCCCGTCTGACATGATCAAACAAGGAGAAACCATTGTTACAAGAAGGGAAACGGACGAATTCTGCGAACTATATACGGATGGAGCGTCAAGTGAGGAGGGAGCCGGCATAGGCCTACTCCTCGTTTCCCCAAACAGAGAAGCAATAACCTACGCTATCCGGTTGAAGTTCGCCGCCTTAAACAACGAGGCCGAGTACGAAGCACTAATAGCCGGATTAGGCTTGGCAAAAAGTATTGACGTACGACAACTTACAGCTTATGTCGACTCACAACTAGTAGCAAGCCAGTTAAATGGCAGCTTTGAAGCAAGAGATACATCGATGCAAAAATACCTAGAGCTTACGAAAGCACTAACCAACACCTTCACAGTATTTGAAATAAAGCAAATACCCCGTAACCGTAATAAGAAAGCAGATGCTTTGAGCAAGCTTGCCTCTCTGCTCTATGACCACTTCACCAAAATGGTTATGCTTGAAGTACTGGAAAGAAAGTCAACCGAAGAGGATACTCTCATGGCAACAATCATGACGGAGGAAGAGTGTTTGATGACACCTTTCATAACATACCTTGCTGATGGTACCCTCCTGGAGGACAAACTACAAGCCCGCAGGATACGAATGCGGGCACCAATGTACAACTTTCAAAATGGCATCCTGTATAGGAAATCATTCACAGAGCTAGCGTAG